The following are from one region of the Juglans regia cultivar Chandler chromosome 10, Walnut 2.0, whole genome shotgun sequence genome:
- the LOC109013145 gene encoding uncharacterized protein LOC109013145, with protein sequence MQKFSLPFISPSSSNNLLSLPLRNHTSKTLRFRTTTSIVNHLIPMPAPPTMDALPNPNSTSFSALTASLSTKSFPTSTTLSSIFFAAAKPRNYCLICRCEIDNKTHFRARSGSRAAWTHAGSDVSGSEKLSESAEGLEAEKESEKKSSRLSTDGGIWRHMGSTALIIGNPDLLTIPGVGPRNLIKLVEKGIGGVAELKQLYRDKFFGKSSQKMVEFLQSCVGIIHRNHAESITMYIKESVDEELKEDGSNSDVKQVQKKRITFCVEGNISVGKTTFLKRIANETLELRDLVEIVPEPINKWQDVGPDHFNILDAFYAEPQRYAYTFQNYVFVTRVMQERESSGGIKPLRLMERSVFSDRMVFVRAVHEANWMNEMEISIYDSWFDPVVSCLPGLIPDGFIYLRASPDTCHKRMQLRKRTEEGGVSLEYLHDLHEKHESWLFPFQSGNHGVLSVSKLPLHMDSTLHPDIRDRVFYLEGDHMHSSIQKVPALILDCEPNIDFSRDIEAKRQYARQVAEFFEFVKKKKEVPFMEAGEGDTSCQPQVMLPRNGELWVPAGKHFPESALKSLDFRRAMSFMSG encoded by the exons ATGCAGAAGTTCTCATTGCCCTTCATAAGTCCTAGCAGTAGCAACAACTTGTTGTCTCTTCCCCTCAGAAACCACACTTCCAAAACCCTACGCTTCAGAACCACCACCTCCATTGTAAACCATCTTATCCCAATGCCAGCGCCACCGACCATGGACGCTTTACCCAACCCCAACTCCACTTCCTTCTCGGCCCTCACTGCCTCTCTTTCCACCAAGTCTTTCCCCACCAGCACCACCCTCTCCTCTATTTTCTTCGCCGCCGCCAAACCCAGAAATTATTGTCTTATTTGCCGCTGCGAAATCGATAACAAAACGCACTTCCGGGCCAGGAGCGGATCCCGGGCGGCCTGGACGCACGCGGGTTCTGATGTGTCGGGATCCGAGAAGTTATCCGAGAGTGCTGAAGGCTTGGAGGCCGAGAAGGAGTCGGAGAAGAAGTCATCGAGGTTAAGTACTGATGGCGGTATTTGGAGGCATATGGGCTCGACGGCGTTGATTATAGGTAATCCGGATTTGTTGACGATTCCTGGCGTGGGGCCGAGGAATTTAATCAAGCTGGTGGAGAAGGGCATTGGGGGAGTTGCTGAGCTCAAGCAATTGTACAGGGACAAG TTCTTCGGCAAATCTAGTCAGAAGATGGTTGAGTTCCTGCAGAGCTGCGTAGGAATAATACATAGAAACCATGCCGAGAGTATAACTATGTACATCAAAGAAAGTGTTGATGAAGAGTTGAAAGAGGACGGTTCAAACTCAGATGTGAAGCAGGTACAGAAGAAACGAATTACTTTCTGTGTTGAGGGAAATATCAGTGTTGGAAAGACAACTTTCCTTAAGAGAATAGCTAATGAAACCCTTGAGCTACGTGATCTTGTCGAGATTGTTCCAGAACCCATTAACAAGTGGCAGGATGTTGGACCCGACCACTTCAACATATTGGATGCTTTTTATGCTGAGCCACAAAGGTATGCTTATACCTTCCAGAACTATGTTTTTGTTACGAGGGTTATGCAAGAGAGAGAGTCATCTGGTGGTATCAAGCCCCTCAGATTGATGGAAAGGAGTGTTTTCAGTGACAGAATG GTCTTTGTACGAGCTGTTCATGAAGCAAATTGGATGAATGAGATGGAGATCAGTATCTATGACTCGTGGTTTGATCCAGTGGTATCATGCTTGCCTGGGCTTATTCCTGACGGCTTCATCTATCTTAGAGCGAGTCCTGATACTTGCCACAAGCGAATGCAGCTTAGAAAAAGAACAGAGGAGGGTGGGGTCTCCCTAGAGTATCTCCACGACTTGCATGAAAAACATGAGAGCTGGCTTTTTCCATTCCAAAGTGGAAATCATGGTGTACTATCTGTCAGTAAGCTACCCTTGCATATGGACAGCACTTTACATCCTGATATAAGGGACCGTGTGTTCTATTTGGAGGGTGATCATATGCACTCAAGTATCCAGAAG GTTCCTGCTTTGATTCTTGACTGTGAACCCAACATTGATTTCAGCAGAGACATTGAAGCAAAGAGACA GTATGCACGCCAGGTCGCggagttttttgaatttgtgaagaaaaagaaagaagtccCATTTATGGAAGCTGGTGAAGGTGACACTAGTTGCCAGCCACAGGTGATGCTGCCCCGTAATGGTGAGCTATGGGTACCCGCTGGGAAGCATTTCCCAGAGTCAGCCCTCAAGTCTTTGGATTTCAGACGAGCCATGTCATTCATGTCAGGCTAG
- the LOC109013139 gene encoding putative methylesterase 14, chloroplastic — MGNRFICMTKKTEANENGSRSKRMGRSQRKMISEEELLHRQALSMALHQHQLSQRFEGSMSRRIGSTSFRRRNLPDDPLSNEKQAPDFLEKIKSKKFILIHGEGFGAWCWYKNIALLEESGLFPIAFDLTGSGIDLTDTNSVATLAGYSKPLIDYLQGLPEDEKVILVGHSSGGACISYAMERFPQKISKAIFLCATMVSNGQRPFDVFAEELGSAEHFIKESKFLIYGNGKDKPPTGFMFEKEQMKGLYFNQSPAKDVALAMVSTRPIPLRPIMEKLSLTPENYGIGRRFYIQTLDDRALSPDVQEKLVRENPPEGVFKIKGSDHSPFLSKPQSLHKILIEIAQIP, encoded by the exons ATGGGTAATCGGTTTATTTGCATGACAAAGAAGACGGAGGCCAACGAAAATGGTTCCAGGAGCAAGAGAATGGGACGGTctcaaaggaaaatgatatctGAGGAGGAGTTATTGCACAGGCAGGCTTTGTCTATGGCTCTCCATCAGCACCAGTTGTCTCAGAGGTTCGAAGGATCCATGTCGCGACGAATCGGGTCCACGAGCTTTAGGAGACGCAATCTCCCTGATGACCCGCTCTCTAATGAAAAACAA GCTCCGGATTTTCtggaaaaaattaaatcaaaaaaatttattctaattcATGGAGAAGGGTTTGGAGCATGGTGTTGGTACAAGAACATTGCCCTGCTGGAGGAGTCAGGTCTGTTTCCTATTGCCTTTGATCTCACGGGATCTGGTATTGATTTGACGGATACAAATAGCGTTGCTACACTGGCGGGGTATTCAAAGCCATTGATTGATTATCTACAGGGCCTTCCAGAGGATGAAAAG GTCATTCTGGTCGGTCATAGCAGCGGAGGTGCATGTATTTCTTATGCAATGGAACGTTTTCCACAGAAGATatcaaaagcaatcttcctttgTGCTACAATGGTATCCAATGGCCAGAGGCCTTTTGATGTATTTGCTGAAGAG CTCGGTTCTGCAGAACATTTCATTAAGGAATCGAAGTTTTTGATTTACGGGAACGGAAAAGACAAACCTCCCACGGGATTCATGTTTGAGAAAGAGCAAATGAAAGGATTATATTTCAATCAGTCCCCAGCGAAG GATGTTGCTTTGGCCATGGTATCCACGAGACCCATCCCACTCCGTCCAATCATGGAGAAGCTATCATTAACCCCTGAAAATTATGGAATTGGCCGGAGATTCTACATACAGACACTGGATGATCGTGCACTTTCACCAGATGTCCAAGAGAAGCTTGTGAGGGAAAACCCACCCGAAGGAGTTTTCAAGATTAAAGGCAGTGACCACTCTCCCTTCCTCTCAAAGCCACAATCCCTGCACAAAATTTTGATTGAAATTGCTCAAATTCCATAG